The genomic window CTAAACACTTATCAAATAGTGCTGCTATTATGGATTTGCCTACGAGCCAATATAATATTGTTCGTCCAGGTATTATTCTATATGGCATGTATCCGTCTGAAGAAGTAAACAAGGAAAAAATTTCTTTAAAGCCAGTAAAAAGCTTTAAAACCAGAATTGCTAATCTTAAGAAAATCTATTCAGGTGATAGTGTAAGTTACGGTAGAAAGTATATAGCAGAAGATGAAAGATTAATTGCTACTTTATCCGTTGGTTATGCTGATGGGTATAGTCGATTGCTTTCTAATAAGGGAGAAGTCCTCATTAGAGGTCAGAGAGCAAAAATTGTAGGAAGGATATGCATGGACCAGTGTATGGTAGATGTTACTCATATTTCACAGGTTAAGGTAAATGATGAAGTTCTTCTTTATGGACCTGGTTTGCCAATTGAAGAATTGGCAGAAAAGATGGGTACGATTAATTATGAAGTTTCTTGTATGATATCTCCTCGTGTTCCTAAACTTTATTATTGGAAAAAAGATTTCATAAATATGGATAAAAATCTTTATAGTTGACCATAATACAGTTGAGAGAAAATTACATATCATTCGCTCTGTTTTCTTGTCAATTTCGGTAACGAAATTATAACAAAATTTATAAGATATTATAAGTACTGAAAATGGTTTGGGTTCTAAGCTATACTTAATTTGGTAAACTCTCTCTCAACAAGAAAATAGAGAAAAAATAGCTTGCACACGACTCCATTCCATTTAGCTTATTTGAAAAATTAAGTTATTAGGACTTTATAATATTAAATCGGAGAGTGAAAAAGGGTGAATGTCAAACGAGGAGACGTTTATTATGCAGATTTAAGCCCAGTAATAGGGTCTGAACAAGGAGGCGTAAGACCTGTGCTTGTTCTACAAAATAACGTTGGCAACAAGTATAGCCCTACAATTATTATTTCGGCTATAACATCTCAAATTAATAAGTCAAAGTTACCTACTCATATAGAAATCAACGCTACTGAATTCGGTCTAAGCAAAGATTCTGTTGTTTTGCTTGAACAGATTAGGACAATAGATAAGAAGAGACTAAGAGAAAAAATTGGTCACTTAGACGATGAATTAATGAATCAAGTAAATGAAGCCTTACAAATCAGTTTTGGAATGGCAAATTTCTAAGAATATTTACGAGTTAGCACCTTTCTTTTTAGGAGGTGCTATTCGTATTAGTGGACTTTTACATATTTACCTTATTGGGACAAAAGTTCCGCATTCAACTTTCTGCATTCAGCTTCTAGTACTCAAGCGCAAACAATATATACTCTTCCTTATGAAGTAAATCAAAAAATCTATCATAGTAAAAACTTGATCACGTTTACATATTTGATTGTTAATAAATTGAGCAAATGTTATGGTATAATAACCATGAATTAAATAGGAGAAAGAAAATGACCAATAACTTTAAAAGGATAAGCAAATTATTGTTAGACTATTTTGGGATATCTATTGGCTGCATGATTATGGCGGTAGCCTTTAATTCGTTTTTCGTACCTGCGAGGATTGCTCCTGGGGGCTTTAGTGGTTTAGCAGCAGTAATATATCATTTTACAAATTTCCCTATTGGTATCACTACCCTTGTCTTAACGATTCCACTATTTATTATTTCCATTAAATTATTAGGAGCAAAATTTGGTGCAAAAAGTTTCTATGGTACAATTTTCTTTTCATTATGTATTGACTTTATTGTAAAATCACCTCAATTGACAGATGATTTGTTTTTATCTTCTGTTTTTGGGGGTATCTTGCTGGGAATAGGAATAGGTATTATTTTTCGATTTGGTGGAACTACTGGAGGAACAGATCTGCTTGCCGCGCTTATGCATCATTATTTTAGAACAATATCTGTTTCTACTTGGTTGCTCATAGTAGACTCTATAGTTGTAGCTATAGCAGGAATTGCATTTCAAGATATTGAGGTTGCACTATATTCTATTTTGACAATCTACATTAATATGCGATTAATGGACGTAATACAAGAAGGTATAAGTAATACAAAAGCCTTCTACATTATCTCAAAGAATTCTACAGAAATCGCATACAGGATTATGAAGGATTTAGATAGAGGTGTTACTACTTTAAGAGGTAAAGGCGCATACACTAATGAGGATAGAGATGTACTCCTTTGCGTAGTAAATCGAGCAGAGGTCTTTCAGTTAAAAGATATCGTTCGCTCTATTGATCCAAATGCTTTTGTTATATTAGCTGACGTCCATGAGGTCATAGGCGAAGGCTTTAAAAATATAGATTAAAAATGAGGAGGAGAGTTATACATGGCAGATTTAAAAGCTATTGCAACAAATATTAGACAAAGTATTATTAAAGAAATAGCAAATGCTGCATCAGGACATCCAGGTGGGTCTTTATCTGGAGTAGAAATCTTAACATTACTATACTTTGAAGTAATGAATATTGACCCAAAAGATCCTAAAAAAGCTGGTAGAGATAAATTCGTTCTTTCAAAAGGACATGCTTCACCTTTGCTATATGCAACTTTAGCAGAAAGAGGTTTTTTTGAAAAAGAAGAATTACTTACTTTCAGAAAAATCGACAGCAGACTACAAGGACATCCTGATATGAAAAACGTACCAGGTGTGGACATGTCTACTGGTTCTTTAGGGCAAGGTTTATCAGCTGCAGTAGGAATGGCTATTGCAAACAAATTAGATGGTAATGACGCAAAAGTATATGCTCTATTAGGGGATGGAGAATTAGCTGAAGGCATGATTTGGGAAGCTGCAATGTCAGCAAGCCATTACAATTTAGATAATCTTATAGCATTTGTAGATTACAATGGTCTTCAAATTGACGGAAGATGCTGCGATGTAATGAATTCTGATCCAATCGATGGAAAATTCGCTGCCTTTAACTGGAATGTAATCAATGTAGAAGATGGTCATGATTTTGATCAAATTCGCGAAGCTTTAGGCAAAGTTGTAGAAGGAAAACCAAATGTATTAGTGTGCAAAACCATAAAAGGTAAAGGTGTATCCTTCATGGAAGATCAAGCTGGTTGGCATGGTTCAGCTCCAAATGAAGAACAAACAAAACAAGCGTTAGCAGAGTTAGGAGGCACACTATGAGTAATCAAGTAGCTACTAGAGTAGCATACGGAAATACACTTGCAAAACTTGGAGAAACAAACAAGGATATAGTCGTTTTAGATGCAGATTTATCAAAATCTACAAATACAGCTACTTTCTGCGATAAAACTCCTGATAGACATTTCAACTGTGGTATTGCAGAACAAAATATGCTTGGTATAGCCGCAGGACTTGCAGCATCAGGAAAGATTCCTTTTGCATCAACTTTTGCAGTATTTGGAGCAGGAAGAGCTTTTGAGATTATTCGAAATTCTATTTGCTATCCAAAATTAAATGTTAAAATAGCCGTTACTCATGCAGGACTTACAGTTGGAGAAGATGGTGCAACTCATCAGTCTATCGAAGATATTGCTATTATGAGAAGTCTTCCAAACTTAATTGTACTTTGCCCAGCTGATGGAGTTGAAACAGAAAAGATGATCAATGAAGCTGCAAAATATGATGGACCTGTTTACATAAGATTAGGAAGACCAAACTTGCCAATCGTATTAGATGAAAACTATGAATTCGAAATTGGAAAATCTGTAGAATTACGCCAGGGAAATGATGTTACACTTATAGCAGTAGGTATTATGGTTGCAGAAGCCTTAAAAGCTGCTGAAGAATTAGAAAAAGAAGGCATCTCTGCTCGAGTAATAAACATGAGCTCTATTAAGCCAATTGATGAAGACGCTATTGTAAAAGCTGCTCAAGAGACAGGTGCTATCGTTACAGCTGAAGAGCACAGCATTATTGGCGGGCTTGGATCTGCTGTTGCAGATGTATTAGTAAATGGTACCTTCGCACCACTAGAAAAAGTAGGTGTACAAGATACCTTTGGCGAATCCGGAAAACCAAATGAATTATTAGAAAAATATGGTTTAACAGCAAGTAATATCGTACAAGCTGCTAAAAAAGTAATAAGTAGAAAATAGTACATCGTAATAAAAAGATACAAAATAGCACGTTAATGAAACTCTAACTTGAATAAGTTAGAGTTTTGCTATGTTAAAGGACTTATTTTCATACATTAAAGAATTATAGACAGTTATTTTTATTGATTGATGATCTATTTATATATATAATTAATTGACATTATTCATAATAAACATTAAACTAAAATAGTTTGAAAAAGTCTAAATAGGATATAGATAAATATAGTTTAACTTAAATATGGAGGTTTTTTATGAGTACCAAGTATATTTTTGTAACTGGCGGCGTGGTCTCCTCACTGGGAAAAGGTATTACTGCAGCTTCATTGGGCAGATTGTTAAAAGATAGAGGTTTAAAGGTATCTATTCAGAAATTTGATCCTTATTTAAATTATGACCCAGGTACGATGAGCCCTTATCAACATGGTGAAGTATTTGTAACAGATGATGGTGCAGAAACAGATTTAGATTTAGGTCATTATGAGAGATTTATCGATGTAAATTTATCAAAATGGAGTAATGTGACCACTGGAAAAATATACTGGTCTGTTATTTCTAAAGAGAGAAAAGGGGATTATTTAGGAGGAACGGTCCAAGTTATCCCTCATATTACAAATGAAATTAAAGAAAATATCTTAAAAGTTGGACAAGAAACTTCAACAGATGTAGTTATCACTGAAATTGGCGGTACGGTTGGTGATATTGAAAGTCTTCCTTTTCTTGAAGCAATTCGACAATTGCAAAATGATTTAGGACATAAAAATGTAATTTTTATACATGTAACATTACTACCTTATTTAAATATGGCTGGAGAGTTAAAAACAAAGCCAACTCAGCATAGTGTAAAAGAGTTGACAGGGCTAGGAATTCAACCAGATATTATTATTTTGCGCTCTGAAAAAGAAGTAAATGATGATATTAAAGAAAAGATAAGCTTATTCTGCAATATTGAATCAAGAGCAGTAATCCAAAATGCAGATGCAGAGGAATTATACGAGGTTCCTTTACTACTTGAAAAAGAAGGACTAGCTAATTTAGTATGTGAAAAACTATCTATTAAATGTGGTCAAGTAGACTCTAGCGATTGGATCTCTATGGTTGAAAAATCAAAAAATTTAAAAGATAAAGTAAAAATAGCATTAGTTGGTAAGTATGTTGAATTACATGATGCTTATCTTTCTGTTGTAGAGGCTTTAAAACACGGTGGAATTGCAAATGACTGTGAAGTAGAGATCAAATGGGTCCACTCTGAAGAGATAAAAGAAGACAATGTAAAAGAAGTATTTAAAGATGTTAACGGAATTATCGTACCAGGTGGCTTTGGGCATAGAGGCGTAGAAGGCAAAATCCTAGCAGCCAAGTATGCTAGACTAAACAAAGTACCTTATTTAGGATTATGCTTAGGCATGCAAATCGCTGTTATTGAATTTGCTCGAAATGTAGTAGGATTAAAAGGTGCCCATAGTTCAGAACTAGATCCGAATACACCATATCCTGTTATTGACCTTATGCAAGATCAAAAGGACATTGATGATAAAGGTGGTACAATGAGGCTTGGACTTTATCCGTGTCAGTTAAAAGAAGGCTCAAAGTCCTATGAATCATATGGAAAGCCAATTATTGATGAAAGACATAGACATCGCTATGAGGTAAATAATGAATATAGAGAAGTACTTGAAGAAAAAGGTATGATGATCAGCGGTGTTTCTCCAGATGGCAAACTAGTGGAGATGATTGAATTAAAAGATCACCCATGGTTTGTTGCTACGCAAGCACATCCAGAGTTTAAATCTAGACCCAATAAAGCGCATCCTTTATTTAGAGAGTTCGTTAAAAGCGCAAAAAATAATCGACAATAGCTTTAAACATATAGTGTGGTTTTAAATGCATCCCAAAAAGTTAGACAGATTTATTAACTTTTTGGGATGCATTTTTTTATTTCTTCGACACCTTTATTGACAAAAATGTGGATAACTATGGGGAAAAGTGTTGATACTGTGAATAACTTTTTTAATAATTCACAAAAAGTACAAATAGAACAGGATATTGTGTATTATTTTGTCGAACAACACAAGAGTTGTTCACATTAATAAAGTATTGATAAATCTAAATATTGTGGATAAGATAATGATATAAAGCCATACTAAAATTTTGCTGTATTTTATCCACCAATAGTAAAATTGCGTATTAAAATCTTTTTCTTTATTGACATGTGAAAAAATTATGATATATTAATAATGTCTAATCAAATATTATCTATATTATATTCAACATCATCTCTGTTTAATACTAATTTCTTTTGAGTGCCATGTTTATATTCATAAAATGACTATATATTAAATACTGTATTATAGTGTATAAATTATTTATAAATTATTTCTATATTGAATTTTTTATTCTTAACTTCGTCTATGACCGTAGATTATCGTGAAAATATAAAATAGGAGGTGTTGTCCATAAATGGAGAACCTAGAAATACTAACAATTATACAGCTGAGAGATAAAGCAAAGGAATTAGGAATCCCATCAGTTACTAAATATAAAAAACGTGAACTAATCGAAAAAATTCAAATGATTTATGCAGAAGAAGAAAAAACTCAATTAAAAGCAAGGCATGCAGAAAATAGAGTAGAAGAAATCAAACCGCTTGAAGAAAAAGAAAACCCCAATAAATATTCTAAGCTTAAAGACGACATCCACGAATCTTTTAATCTTAAAGGAACTCTTCAAATTCTCCCAGAAGGATTTGGCTTTCTAAAAAGTGAAGATATGATCTCCCCAGAAGAATATGTCTATGTTTCAGCCTCTCAAATTCAAAAATTCAAATTAGAATCCGGTGATGAAATAAAAGGCAAGGTTCGTAGCCCTAAAGAAGGGGAAAAGTATTATGCCATGTTATTTGTAGAGAATGTTAACGGAAAAACTACGAGCCAGATTATAAAAGAAGAAGCTAGTATGATGAACAATCCAGATAAAAAGGATATGAGCAGGTATAGCAAATCCCAAATAGGAATACTAGAAGTAAATCCTGATGGCTTTGGCTTCCTTAGAACCAATAATTACTTAACTGGAGAAAATGATATTTACGTATCTCCATCTCAAATTAGGCGTTACAAGCTTCGGACAGGCGACAAAATCGTCGGAAAGATTCGCATTCCAAATGAAGGGGAAAAATTCGATGCCTTACTTTATGTAGAATCTGTAAATGGAGATGTACCTGAGACCGTTGTCAATAGACCCAATTTTGAAAAATTGACGCCAATATTTCCTGAAGAAAAGATTAAGCTTGAAACGAATAATAATACCATCTCTACTAGAATTATTGACCTTTTTGCGCCAATAGGGAAAGGACAGAGAGGGATGATTGTGGCAGCACCTAAGGCTGGTAAAACTGTATTATTAAAACAGGTTGCCAATGCTATTGCAAAGAATCATCCTGATATGGAACTTATCGTTCTTTTAATTGACGAAAGGCCAGAAGAAGTTACAGATATGATAAGGTCTATAAAAGGAGATGTAGTGTATTCTACCTTTGATCAATTGGCATCGAATCATATTAAAGCTGCTGAGATTGTTTTAGAGAGAGGAAAGCGTTTAGTAGAGCAGGGCAAAGATGTAGTCATATTGATTGACAGTATTACCCGATTTGCTAGAGCAAATAATCTAGTAGTACATCCATCTGGCAGAACTCTTTCAGGTGGCTTAGATCCAGAATCACTATACTTGCCAAAGAAATTCTTTGGAGCTGCTAGAAATATAGAGCATGGTGGAAGTTTAACCATATTAGCTACAGCTTTAATTGAGACAGGCAGTCGAATGGATGATGTCATCTTTGAAGAGTTTAAGGGGACGGGTAATATGGAACTTCACTTAGACCGTAGCCTTTCAGAAAAGAGAATCTTCCCTGCCATAGATATTTATAAGTCTGGAACAAGAAGAGAAGATAAATTGTTATCAGAACAAGAATTAAGGCTTGTTTTTGGAATCCGCAAGATGTACAGCAATTCTTCTAATGCAGATGTAACGGAGAAAATCATTGATACTTTATCTAGGACAAAAACCAATGAAGATTTTATTCATTTTATGATCTCAAAGTACAATTTAAAATAATAGGCAGGTTTAGAAGAAAATAGTAGATAAAAATATTTGCCATATGGGACAAACCGTGATAAAATATTATGAGTGTAAAATTGACATGAATATTTTATATATATTAAGTTTTGGAAAGAGGTGAATGTAATGAAAGAAGGTATTCATCCAGATTACAAAAAATCTATCGCTAAATGTGCTTGTGGAAACACTTTTGAAACAGGTTCTGTTAAAGAAGAATTAAAAGTTGATATATGTTCTGCTTGTCATCCATTCTTCACAGGAAAACAAAAATTAGTTGATGCAGGCGGTAGAGTAGATAAATTTAAGAAAAAATTCGGATTATAAGATGAAGAGTAAAAAACCAACAGAGAGATTAGTTGCTTTAGGTGACTAATCTTTTTTGCTATAGTAGGAAGGAGACCTTAATATGAAAATTAGCCAAATCTTAAATAAAGCTGTTTTACAATTAAAAGAATGCAATAAGCCTTCCCCTCGCCTAGATGCAGAGGTAATTTTAGCAAATTTACTAGAGGTAGAGCGATTGTATTTTATACTACATAAAGACCAGGATATACAAGAGGATCTTGTAGAGGAATATAAACAGCTTATAGGCAGAAGATGTAAAGGAGAGCCTGTGGCTTATATTGTAGGTCATCAGGAGTTTATGGGCTTAGATTTTATAGTCAATAAAAAGGTACTGATTCCAAGACCAGATACAGAAATTCTAGTAGAGTACGTAGTAGAATATATAAAACAAAGAGAAGAAGATGTAAACATACTTGATATTGGATGTGGTAGCGGTGCCATTGGTTTAAGTATAGCATCACAATTTCCTAAGTCACAAGTAACCCTAGTAGATATATCACCTGAAGCCTTAGAGCTTGCCAAAGAAAATGCCAGGAAATTAAATATTAAAAATGGTCAATTTGTCTTAAGTGATTGTTTTGAGAGTATAAGTGACAAATATCATATTATCGTATCAAATCCTCCTTATATCCCAGCAAAGGATATCGAAGATCTTCAAATAGAAGTAAGCACTTATGAGCCAAGAGGTGCCCTAGACGGTGGTATAGATGGCTTAGATTTTTACAGAAGAATTGCTACAGAGGCAAAAGAATATCTCTTAAAAGGTAGCCTTTTAGCCTTTGAAATAGGTTATAATCAAGGAAATGCAGTTATAGAGATATTAAAAGAGAATGATTACAAACATGTAAAGAAGCTGAAGGACTTAGGTGGAAATGACCGGATTGTAGTAGGAGAATTAAAAACAGGTAGTAAAAAATAAAAAATATAAAAAAATATTGCATCAAAAATATAGTTATGGCATAATATAGTTTAACAAGTAAATGAAGAGCAAGGGAGCTATTTAAATAATACGTTTAGATAGCTCTTTTTTATTGATAAGAAAGTTTACTTTTGATCTATTTCCTGCATGGGACATTTTATATGCAGGATCAGATCTTGATGCTAAAGAAATATCTAGATACCAGTGACTAGTTACTTCTAGGCACTAAGTAAGAATACAAGTTCATTTTGGCAATGGAGCTGCTTTTATGGGAAACCATGTAAAGCAGCTTTTTTTATATAAAAAGGAGGGAAAGAAATGAATACAGGAGACACATCTTTTATCTTCATGTCAACAGCACTCGTTTTTCTTATGACACCAGGGCTTGCTTTTTTTTATGGTGGTATGGTTCGCAGAAAAAATGTATTAAATACCATCATGTCTACATTCTTCATAGCTGGATTAGCATCTATTCTATGGGTTATAGTGGGGTATTCCCTATCCTTTGGAAAAGATCTAGGAGGAATAATTGGAAACCTACAATGGTTTGGATTTAATGGTGTAACTTGGAATCCCAATGGAGATTATGCAGCTACGATACCCCATAACCTTTTTGCATCCTTTCAAATGATGTTTGCCATTATAACACCAGCACTTATTACGGGTGCATTGGTAGAGCGAATGAAATTTTCATCTCTGTTTATGTTTATCGTATTATGGTCTTTCCTAGTTTATTATCCAATGGCTCATATGGTATGGGGCGTTGGAGGATTAATAAGGGAACTTGGAGCTATTGATTTTGCAGGTGGAAATGTTGTACACATTAGTTCAGGTGTTTCAGCCTTAGTAGCATCTATCATGCTGGGGAAGAGAAAAGGATATGGGATGACAGATTATCATCCCCATAATATACCTCTTGTCGTAATAGGGGCATCTCTACTGTGGTTTGGATGGTTTGGGTTTAATGGTGGTAGTGCACTTGGAGCTAATGGTTTAGCAGTTCATGCACTTATTACATCGAATACTTCCGCCGCAATGGCATTGCTTACATGGATGTTTATAGAGAAAATCACGAGAGGTAAGCCAACCTTGTTAGGAGCGGCTACGGGTGCAGTAGTTGGCCTTGTAGCGATTACCCCAGGTGCAGGTTTTGTACCTATATGGGCATCAATTATTATTGGCGCTCTTGTAAGCCCTATTTGTTATTTTGGAGTAAGTACCATAAAACATAAGTTTGGCTACGATGATGCCTTAGACGCATTCGGATGTCACGGCATAGGAGGTATCTGGGGGGCAATTGCCACTGGACTATTTGCACATCGTTCTATTCATTCTGCTACTCAATGGAATGGACTTTTCTTTGGTGATACAAGATTATTCACAGCACAAGTAGTGAGCATTCTGATTACTATTATTTTAGCGGTAGTTGGAACTTTTGCCATAATGAAAGTCTTGCAATTTTTTATGGAGATTCGAGTAAACCATATGGAAGAGATAGAAGGGCTTGATAAGGCAGAGCATAGTGAAAATGCATATCCTTCATTTACAGGAATGGATTGAGGAGGTTAATATGAAGAAAATTGAAGCAATTATAAGGCCATGTGCTTTAGAGGAGTTAAAGGATGTACTATCTAAAATGGACATAAATGGCTTGACAATAAGTCAGGTCATGGGCTGTGGAAATCAAAATGGATGGAAAGAATATTACAGAGGTTCAGAAATTTTTATGAATGTGCTTCCAAAGATTGAAGTAAGCGTTGTAGTTCAAGATGAGAAGGTAGACCATATCATAAATACAATCATCAATGTAGTGAAAACAGGAGAAATAGGAGATGGTAAAATTTTTGTAAGCGATGTAGAGAGAGTTATTAGAATTCGTACAGGTGAAGAGGGCACAGATGCTTTAGATTGAAATGAACAATGGGACCTAAAAATTGTAGGTCCCATTGTTTAATAGCCCACATCTGTCATCCTCGAGACTTTAGCCGAAGGATCCTGTAGTTTTTATTACCTTACCTAAAGGCGAGGCTTTTTCCGCTTTCCGCATTCAGCTCACTTATTCATAAATGCCTCTATATC from Alkalibaculum bacchi includes these protein-coding regions:
- a CDS encoding transketolase family protein, translating into MSNQVATRVAYGNTLAKLGETNKDIVVLDADLSKSTNTATFCDKTPDRHFNCGIAEQNMLGIAAGLAASGKIPFASTFAVFGAGRAFEIIRNSICYPKLNVKIAVTHAGLTVGEDGATHQSIEDIAIMRSLPNLIVLCPADGVETEKMINEAAKYDGPVYIRLGRPNLPIVLDENYEFEIGKSVELRQGNDVTLIAVGIMVAEALKAAEELEKEGISARVINMSSIKPIDEDAIVKAAQETGAIVTAEEHSIIGGLGSAVADVLVNGTFAPLEKVGVQDTFGESGKPNELLEKYGLTASNIVQAAKKVISRK
- the rho gene encoding transcription termination factor Rho, producing the protein MENLEILTIIQLRDKAKELGIPSVTKYKKRELIEKIQMIYAEEEKTQLKARHAENRVEEIKPLEEKENPNKYSKLKDDIHESFNLKGTLQILPEGFGFLKSEDMISPEEYVYVSASQIQKFKLESGDEIKGKVRSPKEGEKYYAMLFVENVNGKTTSQIIKEEASMMNNPDKKDMSRYSKSQIGILEVNPDGFGFLRTNNYLTGENDIYVSPSQIRRYKLRTGDKIVGKIRIPNEGEKFDALLYVESVNGDVPETVVNRPNFEKLTPIFPEEKIKLETNNNTISTRIIDLFAPIGKGQRGMIVAAPKAGKTVLLKQVANAIAKNHPDMELIVLLIDERPEEVTDMIRSIKGDVVYSTFDQLASNHIKAAEIVLERGKRLVEQGKDVVILIDSITRFARANNLVVHPSGRTLSGGLDPESLYLPKKFFGAARNIEHGGSLTILATALIETGSRMDDVIFEEFKGTGNMELHLDRSLSEKRIFPAIDIYKSGTRREDKLLSEQELRLVFGIRKMYSNSSNADVTEKIIDTLSRTKTNEDFIHFMISKYNLK
- a CDS encoding transketolase; this translates as MADLKAIATNIRQSIIKEIANAASGHPGGSLSGVEILTLLYFEVMNIDPKDPKKAGRDKFVLSKGHASPLLYATLAERGFFEKEELLTFRKIDSRLQGHPDMKNVPGVDMSTGSLGQGLSAAVGMAIANKLDGNDAKVYALLGDGELAEGMIWEAAMSASHYNLDNLIAFVDYNGLQIDGRCCDVMNSDPIDGKFAAFNWNVINVEDGHDFDQIREALGKVVEGKPNVLVCKTIKGKGVSFMEDQAGWHGSAPNEEQTKQALAELGGTL
- a CDS encoding CTP synthase is translated as MSTKYIFVTGGVVSSLGKGITAASLGRLLKDRGLKVSIQKFDPYLNYDPGTMSPYQHGEVFVTDDGAETDLDLGHYERFIDVNLSKWSNVTTGKIYWSVISKERKGDYLGGTVQVIPHITNEIKENILKVGQETSTDVVITEIGGTVGDIESLPFLEAIRQLQNDLGHKNVIFIHVTLLPYLNMAGELKTKPTQHSVKELTGLGIQPDIIILRSEKEVNDDIKEKISLFCNIESRAVIQNADAEELYEVPLLLEKEGLANLVCEKLSIKCGQVDSSDWISMVEKSKNLKDKVKIALVGKYVELHDAYLSVVEALKHGGIANDCEVEIKWVHSEEIKEDNVKEVFKDVNGIIVPGGFGHRGVEGKILAAKYARLNKVPYLGLCLGMQIAVIEFARNVVGLKGAHSSELDPNTPYPVIDLMQDQKDIDDKGGTMRLGLYPCQLKEGSKSYESYGKPIIDERHRHRYEVNNEYREVLEEKGMMISGVSPDGKLVEMIELKDHPWFVATQAHPEFKSRPNKAHPLFREFVKSAKNNRQ
- the rpmE gene encoding 50S ribosomal protein L31, with the protein product MKEGIHPDYKKSIAKCACGNTFETGSVKEELKVDICSACHPFFTGKQKLVDAGGRVDKFKKKFGL
- the prmC gene encoding peptide chain release factor N(5)-glutamine methyltransferase, with product MKISQILNKAVLQLKECNKPSPRLDAEVILANLLEVERLYFILHKDQDIQEDLVEEYKQLIGRRCKGEPVAYIVGHQEFMGLDFIVNKKVLIPRPDTEILVEYVVEYIKQREEDVNILDIGCGSGAIGLSIASQFPKSQVTLVDISPEALELAKENARKLNIKNGQFVLSDCFESISDKYHIIVSNPPYIPAKDIEDLQIEVSTYEPRGALDGGIDGLDFYRRIATEAKEYLLKGSLLAFEIGYNQGNAVIEILKENDYKHVKKLKDLGGNDRIVVGELKTGSKK
- a CDS encoding type II toxin-antitoxin system PemK/MazF family toxin — its product is MNVKRGDVYYADLSPVIGSEQGGVRPVLVLQNNVGNKYSPTIIISAITSQINKSKLPTHIEINATEFGLSKDSVVLLEQIRTIDKKRLREKIGHLDDELMNQVNEALQISFGMANF
- a CDS encoding ammonium transporter, which translates into the protein MNTGDTSFIFMSTALVFLMTPGLAFFYGGMVRRKNVLNTIMSTFFIAGLASILWVIVGYSLSFGKDLGGIIGNLQWFGFNGVTWNPNGDYAATIPHNLFASFQMMFAIITPALITGALVERMKFSSLFMFIVLWSFLVYYPMAHMVWGVGGLIRELGAIDFAGGNVVHISSGVSALVASIMLGKRKGYGMTDYHPHNIPLVVIGASLLWFGWFGFNGGSALGANGLAVHALITSNTSAAMALLTWMFIEKITRGKPTLLGAATGAVVGLVAITPGAGFVPIWASIIIGALVSPICYFGVSTIKHKFGYDDALDAFGCHGIGGIWGAIATGLFAHRSIHSATQWNGLFFGDTRLFTAQVVSILITIILAVVGTFAIMKVLQFFMEIRVNHMEEIEGLDKAEHSENAYPSFTGMD
- a CDS encoding YitT family protein, producing the protein MTNNFKRISKLLLDYFGISIGCMIMAVAFNSFFVPARIAPGGFSGLAAVIYHFTNFPIGITTLVLTIPLFIISIKLLGAKFGAKSFYGTIFFSLCIDFIVKSPQLTDDLFLSSVFGGILLGIGIGIIFRFGGTTGGTDLLAALMHHYFRTISVSTWLLIVDSIVVAIAGIAFQDIEVALYSILTIYINMRLMDVIQEGISNTKAFYIISKNSTEIAYRIMKDLDRGVTTLRGKGAYTNEDRDVLLCVVNRAEVFQLKDIVRSIDPNAFVILADVHEVIGEGFKNID
- a CDS encoding P-II family nitrogen regulator translates to MKKIEAIIRPCALEELKDVLSKMDINGLTISQVMGCGNQNGWKEYYRGSEIFMNVLPKIEVSVVVQDEKVDHIINTIINVVKTGEIGDGKIFVSDVERVIRIRTGEEGTDALD